One genomic window of Comamonas serinivorans includes the following:
- the ahpF gene encoding alkyl hydroperoxide reductase subunit F: MLDTDLKQQLAAYLERVTLPFEMVASLDDGAKSAELRELLEDIAGMSDKITLKTDGNDARKPSFTLQRQGTATQLRFAAIPLGHEFTSLVLALLWTGGHPPKAPADVLEQIRHLDADLDFEIYMSLSCHNCPDVVQALSLMAIHNPRVKVTVIDGGLFQQEIEDREIMGVPTVFLNGRYFANGRMTVEEILQKVDTGAAKRDAAKLSAKAPFDVLVVGGGPAGAAAAIYAARKGIRTGVVAERFGGQVNDTLEIANYPGVPETTGPQYAAALEQHVRNYEVDIMNAQQVVKLVPAEQAGGLLQVQLANGGVLHSRTVILATGARWRNVNVPGEQEYKTKGVAYCPHCDGPLFKGKDVAVIGGGNSGIEAAIDLAGLVKHVHVVEFMPELKADQVLVNKLHTLPNVTVHTNKQTTEIHGAEGKVNALNFKCRASGDETRVALEGVFVQIGLVPNTEFLGDTVERTRFGEIVVNARGETNVPGVFAAGDCTTVPYKQIVVAAGSGSTAALSAFDHMIRTPEVK, from the coding sequence ATGTTGGACACCGATCTCAAACAACAACTGGCTGCCTACCTGGAGCGCGTGACGCTGCCGTTTGAGATGGTGGCCTCGTTGGACGACGGCGCCAAATCCGCCGAGCTGCGCGAGCTGCTCGAGGACATCGCTGGCATGAGCGACAAGATCACGCTCAAGACCGATGGCAACGACGCGCGCAAGCCCTCGTTCACGCTGCAACGCCAGGGCACGGCCACGCAGCTGCGCTTTGCCGCCATCCCGCTGGGCCATGAATTCACCTCGCTGGTGCTGGCGCTGCTGTGGACCGGCGGCCACCCGCCCAAGGCCCCCGCCGACGTGCTCGAGCAGATCCGTCACCTCGACGCCGACCTCGACTTCGAGATCTACATGAGCCTGTCGTGCCACAACTGCCCCGACGTGGTGCAGGCCCTGTCGCTGATGGCCATCCACAACCCACGCGTCAAGGTCACCGTGATCGACGGCGGCCTGTTCCAGCAGGAGATCGAAGACCGCGAAATCATGGGCGTGCCCACGGTCTTCCTGAACGGCCGGTACTTCGCCAACGGCCGCATGACGGTGGAAGAAATCCTGCAGAAGGTGGACACCGGCGCCGCCAAGCGCGACGCCGCCAAGCTCAGCGCCAAGGCCCCGTTCGACGTGCTGGTCGTGGGCGGTGGCCCGGCCGGCGCGGCGGCAGCCATCTACGCCGCCCGCAAGGGCATCCGCACCGGCGTCGTGGCCGAGCGCTTTGGCGGCCAGGTGAACGACACGCTGGAGATCGCCAACTACCCCGGCGTGCCCGAGACCACGGGCCCGCAGTACGCCGCCGCGCTGGAGCAGCACGTGCGCAACTACGAGGTGGACATCATGAACGCCCAGCAGGTCGTCAAGCTGGTGCCGGCCGAGCAAGCCGGCGGGCTGCTGCAGGTGCAACTGGCCAACGGCGGCGTGCTGCACAGCCGCACCGTCATCCTGGCCACGGGCGCGCGCTGGCGCAACGTGAACGTGCCCGGCGAGCAGGAGTACAAGACCAAGGGCGTGGCCTACTGCCCGCACTGCGACGGCCCGCTGTTCAAGGGCAAGGACGTGGCCGTGATCGGCGGCGGCAACTCGGGCATCGAGGCCGCGATCGACCTGGCTGGCCTGGTCAAGCACGTGCACGTGGTCGAGTTCATGCCCGAACTGAAGGCCGACCAGGTGCTGGTCAACAAGCTGCACACCCTGCCCAACGTGACCGTGCACACCAACAAGCAGACCACGGAGATCCACGGCGCCGAAGGCAAGGTCAACGCCTTGAACTTCAAGTGCCGCGCCTCTGGCGACGAAACCCGGGTGGCGCTTGAAGGCGTGTTCGTGCAGATCGGCCTGGTGCCCAACACCGAGTTCCTCGGTGACACGGTGGAGCGCACCCGGTTCGGCGAGATCGTCGTCAACGCGCGCGGCGAGACCAACGTGCCCGGCGTGTTCGCGGCCGGTGACTGCACCACGGTGCCCTACAAGCAAATCGTGGTGGCCGCAGGATCGGGCTCGACTGCCGCACTGAGCGCCTTCGACCACATGATCCGCACGCCCGAGGTGAAGTGA